The stretch of DNA aacacacccTGTTAACATGTTGATCATCCGTGACAGAGTAGAGAAACATAGCTTATGTGCTAACTTGGACTTcaaaattactccctccatccccccccccccccaaaaaaaacttGATTTTTTAGTTTTGTCATGAGTCACCAAATTTATACATAAATTTGTTAACATTTATGACACCAAATAGGTATGTCATAATATGTTGCATGGCAAATCTAACAATACTTATTTGGTAGTAATAAGAATATTAGTATTCTAGTGtacacatttgttcaaaattgcTGTTAGTGGTGAATAAAGTGAAGACACCGTGCTTGCCACTGTCGTTAATTCTGAGACAAATTATAAGGTTTGAATTGATATCCTCAAGAATAAATTAAACCATGATAAAAGTTATACTGAAATTAAACCAAAAGCTTAGTAACTAACTAACTACTAGCTAGCATGTGACTGAATTAGTTGATGCAATTATTTCCAGAAAAGAGGTGACCTCTACTTAATTAGCTTGATCTTTCTTACGATCGTAATGTATACATTGTTGTATATATAGTTGTTTGGGGTCCGGACGGGGCTCCCTTTGCCGTCCGTATGGGAGACAGCGATGCACCTGGTGGTGTACTCGTTGGTGGAGGACTACCTGTCCTACTGGCTCCACCGCTTCCTGCACACCAAGTGGGGCTACGAGAAGATCCACTCGGCCCACCACGAGAAGACGGCGCCGTCCGGGTTCGCCGGGTCCTATGCCACCGGCACCGACCTCACCTTGTACACCATCACGCTCTTCTTTGGGCCAGCGATCGTGCCAAGCCACGTCACCACACACTGGCTCTGGTTCTCCATCCGCATAATGGAAGCCTTCGACGCACACTGCGGGTAAATAACTGATTATATATATCATCTATTTCTATTCTGTTTATTAGTTCGAAGAAGAGGCGAAGAAGCTCcgtcaaaatatatatatagttttagttCGAAAAGTCTAAAAATTTTAGACTATATGCACCCTTTTTGCTCGAAGTCCCATGCACTCACAAGAAAGATGCACCCCCCTTTAATTTAGATAGCTTCACCACTGGTTCGAAGTCCGTGTGTGTGCGTGCGTGTGTTCAGAGTTTAGTGTCTCCAATGAATTTATTACTGACTCTAAATGTAGTTACGACTTCCCATTTAGCCTCGCAAGGTTCATCCCATTTTTCGGTGGCGCAGAGTTCCATGACTATCATCACTATGCCGGAAAGAAAACCAAGAGCAATTTTAGTTCTGTGTTTAGATATTGTGATTATATATATGGGACAAACAAAGTAAGTTTGTTGTTTCTTGTGCAACATGTGTACGTGCATAATATGTGCCTCTCTCCCTCTTCTCCGACTAGCTAGCTTATTGGTCATTTCCTCTTCTTTCCTTTTCAGGGCTACATGTACCACAAGAGAAGCCTAGCCAAGGTAGCTTCAAACTTTAGCCACCTTCTTAGATTTCATCTAAAAATTAGTACAAATCTAACTCTGTTTGTTTCTTCGATAAATTTAACCCCTCCCATTTCCAATTAATTTGAATTTTTGCACAAAAAATTACTTATCAGTTACCACTTTATTAAAAATTGAAAAATGTTGCCATGCGGGTATACGTACGTTGTGCCTCACATGTGTCACCAGATACATGCCTCTTACTTTTGTACTTTGCACGCAGCTGAAGATGAAGGAGGTCAAACACAACATGAAGGGCAGCAGCGGGAAAGAGGATTGAGATTAATTAACATTTTATTCTTGAATAAGTTGAACGGTGAACATATACCCATCATATACAATTTGTTGGTTTCATTGCCTAGAGATCAGATATCCAACAAATAATCCATATTT from Sorghum bicolor cultivar BTx623 chromosome 8, Sorghum_bicolor_NCBIv3, whole genome shotgun sequence encodes:
- the LOC8070129 gene encoding methylsterol monooxygenase 1-2 isoform X2, with the translated sequence MMPYGTAAGAEAALGRSMSWAEALWFRYSAAMPELWLTSHIALVYLVMYAVAPLPVMVLQQLAPAYALRHKLQPGVPQPSPVSVYLSYISESKGLTLSVLGPFPLIYSAAFKLFGVRTGLPLPSVWETAMHLVVYSLVEDYLSYWLHRFLHTKWGYEKIHSAHHEKTAPSGFAGSYATGTDLTLYTITLFFGPAIVPSHVTTHWLWFSIRIMEAFDAHCGLARFIPFFGGAEFHDYHHYAGKKTKSNFSSVFRYCDYIYGTNKGYMYHKRSLAKLKMKEVKHNMKGSSGKED
- the LOC8070129 gene encoding methylsterol monooxygenase 1-2 isoform X1 codes for the protein MMPYGTAAGAEAALGRSMSWAEALWFRYSAAMPELWLTSHIALVYLVMYAVAPLPVMVLQQLAPAYALRHKLQPGVPQPSPVSVYLSYISESKGLTLSVLGPFPLIYSAAFKLFGVRTGLPLPSVWETAMHLVVYSLVEDYLSYWLHRFLHTKWGYEKIHSAHHEKTAPSGFAGSYATGTDLTLYTITLFFGPAIVPSHVTTHWLWFSIRIMEAFDAHCGYDFPFSLARFIPFFGGAEFHDYHHYAGKKTKSNFSSVFRYCDYIYGTNKGYMYHKRSLAKLKMKEVKHNMKGSSGKED